The proteins below come from a single Metarhizium brunneum chromosome 1, complete sequence genomic window:
- the Slc29a1 gene encoding Equilibrative nucleoside transporter 1, translated as MDRSRPIGRSQAEEYEPLATSDDAALESSAILRDTDLIPFSWIEYSIFGILGVAMLWAWNMFLAAAPYFSSRFAASPSIQSTFQSAILTVSTITNLSVLLILSNIQYSASYPFRINLALIISTVVFALLTCSTTLFLGASPSAYFAFLLVMVALSSWATGLIQNGAFAFAASFGRPEYMQALMAGQGVSGVLPAVAQVSSVLLFPPDRSAAGDAASGGETSAFFYFLAAVVISVVTFVALVPLVRRHNRRVEDKMVQRMAESINSIEEAERAARKVVSLWTLFFKLRWLAVGVAVTFAVTMFFPVFTAKIHSVQEGAGAIFRPAAFIPLGFVFWNLGDLGGRIATAMPFTLKDRPFVLFLCSVARVAFLPLYLLCNIGGRGAVVSSDFFYLFVVQLTFGLTNGWLGSSFMMASGEWVDEGEREATGGFMGLCLVIGLTAGSLLSFTISDI; from the exons ATGGATCGTTCACGACCCATCGGCCGCTCCCAAGCAGAGGAGTATGAGCCTCTCGCAACCTCGGACGACGCGGCGCTGGAGTCGTCCGCCATCCTCCGCGACACCGACTTGATTCCCTTCTCATGGATCGAATACAGCATCTTTggcatcctcggcgtcgccatGTTATGGGCCTG GAACATGTTCCTCGCCGCGGCGCCCTACTTCTCCTCGCGCTTCGCCGCGTCGCCCTCCATCCAAAGCACGTTCCAATCCGCCATCCTCACCGTCTCGACAATCACCAACCTCTCGgtgctcctcatcctcagCAACATCCAATACTCGGCCTCGTACCCATTCCGCATCAACCTCGCCCTCATAATCAGCACCGTCGTCTTCGCACTCCTCACATGCTCCACGACCTTGTTCCTCGGCGCCAGCCCCAGCGCATACTTCGCCTTCCTCCTCGTAATGGTCGCCCTGTCGTCCTGGGCGACGGGGCTCATACAAAACGGCGCCTTCGCATTCGCCGCCAGCTTCGGAAGGCCCGAGTACATGCAGGCCCTCATGGCGGGCCAAGGCGTGTCGGGGGTTCTGCCGGCCGTAGCACAAGTCTCGTCCGTGTTGCTGTTCCCTCCCGACAGGAGCGCAGCAGGCGACGCCGCGAGCGGAGGCGAGACGTCCGCCTTTTTCTACTTCCTCGCCGCGGTGGTGATTTCCGTCGTCACGttcgtcgccctcgtcccTCTTGTCCGACGGCACAATCGCCGCGTCGAAGACAAAATGGTGCAGCGCATGGCCGAGTCCATCAACAGCATCGAGGAGGCGGAGCGCGCCGCCAGAAAAGTCGTGTCCCTGTGGACGCTCTTCTTCAAGCTGCGCTGGCTGGCTGTCGGGGTGGCAGTCACCTTTGCCGTCACCATGTTCTTCCCCGTGTTTACCGCCAAGATCCACTCCGTCCAGGAGGGCGCGGGTGCCATATTCCGGCCGGCGGCGTTTATTCCTCTCGGCTTCGTGTTTTGGAACTTGGGTGACTTGGGTGGACGCATTGCCACCGCGATGCCGTTTACGCTCAAAGACCGGCCGTTTGTCTTGTTCCTGTGCTCTGTCGCACGGGTCGCCTTCTTGCCGCTGTACCTCTTGTGTAACATTGGTGGGCGGGGTGCCGTCGTGTCAAGTGACTTCTTTTATCTCTTTGTTGTACAGCTCACCTTTGGCCTCACCAATGGTTGGCTGGGCTCGAgcttcatgatggcctcgGGGGAGTGGGTTGACGAGGGAGAGCGGGAAGCAACAGGCGGGTTCATGGGCTTGTGTCTCGTGATAGGTCTCACCGCGGGCAGCTTGCTGAGTTTCACCATTTCGGATATATGA
- the IPK1 gene encoding Inositol-pentakisphosphate 2-kinase, translated as MALHLVPPQPSSEESASNQGDAAEPCFDDNSSDLAQTPVSNHGSVVDAIEDHESGRDHDGGWLTPQDMAILKVLGSEPCPMNCLGQHHHQCLKRLPSGTKPVKLVGEGSANAVFEIKVPPRDRAGRDLKGYLLRVAKVPSLGAAPTYNYVYQQQFLQTTIKPILGDHVVNQELVVLHKTGIIQELNNLLRTIDHTRKDKFKGTYVGETDLGFLVEDMRPQDPETCTLVEFKPKWLSQSPSAPKNAIRCRQCAMELRNLVKDLSRNKARPEQKPCPLALISSDSPWPVRSPFRMAPHLENQGSKEFYLEALGAIPTHPAIRDLKAQQDIHDTVGPLYAASSDPFFPLAMTLRDCTCFAQIHKCTPSVRIRFGDFDWKDPQVKFERWRGVEEELIEKGFYTAEWILCDGTFYRPPTLCLLEHMPTVSKKDMAIIEIRDSKEDRSTDPQQHAFPLQAPPGTKIHRCQTNTAVLKRLLEPYKKEAPDFTRPARKRSAS; from the exons ATGGCCTTGCATCTTGTGCCACCCCAGCCCAGCAGCGAAGAATCTGCTTCCAATCAAGGCGACGCCGCCGAGCCTTGCTTCGATGACAACTCATCTGATCTCGCCCAGACTCCCGTTTCCAACCATGGCTCCGTCGTTGACGCTATAGAAGACCATGAATCCGGCCGTGACCATGACGGTGGCTGGTTGACTCCCCAAGATATGGCCATCCTCAAGGTCCTCGGCAGCGAACCATGTCCCATGAACTGCTTGGGACAgcaccatcatcaatgcctcAAGCGACTTCCCTCTGGCACCAAGCCTGTAAAACTGGTCGGCGAAGGTTCCGCCAATGCCGTCTTTGAGATAAAAGTCCCGCCTCGCGATCGTGCCGGCCGTGACCTTAAAG GATATCTTTTGAGGGTTGCCAAGGTGCCCTCGCTCGGAGCTGCGCCGACTTACAACTATGTCTATCAGCAGCAGTTCCTCCAGACCACAATCAAACCCATCCTCGGCGACCACGTAGTAAACCAGGAGCTGGTTGTGCTCCATAAGACGGGCATCATCCAAGAGCTCAACAACCTTTTGAGAACTATAGACCACACCCgcaaggacaagttcaaAGGGACATATGTCGGGGAGACCGACTTGGGGTTCCTCGTAGAGGACATGCGACCTCAAG ATCCAGAGACTTGTACTCTCGTCGAGTTTAAGCCTAAGTGGCTGTCGCAGTCCCCCTCTGCGCCAAAGAACGCCATCAGATGCCGCCAGTGCGCCATGGAGCTGCGCAACCTCGTCAAGGACTTGTCAAGGAATAAAGCACGACCAGAACAGAAACCATGTCCTCTGGCTCTCATCAGCTCGGATTCCCCCTGGCCAGTCCGCTCCCCGTTCAGAATGGCCCCGCATCTTGAAAACCAGGGTAGCAAGGAGTTTTACTTGGAGGCCCTGGGGGCCATCCCAACCCATCCCGCCATTCGCGACTTGAAGGCGCAGCAGGACATTCACGACACGGTCGGTCCATTGTATGCCGCCTCGTCGGATCCATTCTTCCCCCTGGCCATGACCCTCCGCGACTGCACATGCTTTGCCCAGATACACAAATGCACGCCGTCAGTGCGGATTAGGTTTGGCGACTTTGATTGGAAGGACCCCCAGGTCAAATTTGAACGGTGGCGaggcgtcgaggaagaaCTCATCGAGAAGGGGTTTTATACAGCCGAATGGATCCTTTGCGATGGCACCTTCTACCGGCCGCCAACGCTCTGCCTCCTCGAGCACATGCCGACAGTGTCCAAAaaggacatggccatcatcgAGATACGCGACTCCAAAGAAGATCGGTCCACTGACCCGCAACAGCATGCTTTTCCATTGCAGGCCCCCCCGGGGACCAAGATTCACAGATGTCAGACGAACACGGCCGTCCTGAAGCGACTTCTGGAACCATATAAGAAGGAGGCGCCGGATTTCACAAGACCGGCGCGTAAAAGGTCGGCATCATGA
- the MDM34 gene encoding Mitochondrial distribution and morphology protein 34, producing MAFNFNWSPLTADAEFYRRARDLLTTALNKSPKPPIIVDDILVSEFNLGTVPPDLEILEIGDLAEDRFRGIFKMCYSGDAFLTLKTRVQANPLNTYLFSKPSFTSPQPLAAASGLTIPLSITLSDIQLSAFIILVFSKQKGLTLVFRNDPLESLKVSSTFDSIQFVRDYLQRTIEQQLRNLMMDELPAIIHRLSLQLWCPDQANKGTETPTEDADVKGADPFASPPLDPVDANGNLLDYNTVSELTLNGGGEVPYLFSQKNLLRLAALTDSHRTLSLFTPGINEVVFRAWSGFGDRSEAASPPFATPSLARTSSFPTGGSTTYTFSDSGSTAHGYLPSRPSFVGLNSAANGVAHGANHRSRPGRKKKTRVVNLRRAKSEAGSSDVTSSEDVSETASVNVPSSEPVMSTSIPEEPASDGARVEGVPTGKVRFRPAHSEHVLPIRQALMSDIYKKKLEQMASTQEEVKTPESLINTYGMITEKAPFDKNGNPIRDQQSQASNSSDTSSVILEQAWIMKMAGEIARRVYDEKNRHQGIWEEGESAPPPAYEAATH from the exons ATGGCCTTCAACTTCAACTGGTCGCCGCTTACTGCGGACGCTGAATTCTACCGTCGAGCCCGTGATTTGCTCACAACGGCCCTGAACAAATCCCCCAAGCCGCCCATCATCGTCGACGATATCCTCGTGAGCGAGTTTAACTTGGGCACTGTGCCGCCCGACCTGGAGATTCTCGAGATTGGCGACCTCGCCGAAGACCGATTTCGCGGCATATTCAAAATGTGCTATTCCGGCGATGCTTTCCTGACTTTGAAGACACGGGTTCAA GCGAATCCATTAAACACCTACCTCTTTTCCAAACCGTCCTTCACCTCGCCTCAGCCTCTGGCAGCCGCTTCGGGTCTTACTATTCCCCTCTCAATTACCTTGTCGGACATCCAACTCTCCGCTTTCATCATTCTGGTCTTCTCCAAGCAAAAGGGCCTGACCTTGGTGTTCCGAAATGACCCGCTCGAGTCTCTCAAGGTCTCGTCGACCTTTGATTCCATACAATTCGTTCGCGATTACTTGCAACGCACaatcgagcagcagctccgcAACCTAATGATGGACGAGCTTCCCGCCATCATCCACAGACTCTCTCTGCAGCTGTGGTGCCCTGACCAGGCCAACAAGGGCACCGAGACACCAACGGAAGACGCTGATGTAAAGGGCGCCGACCCGTTTGCAAGTCCGCCCCTGGACCCCGTCGATGCGAATGGGAATCTTTTGGATTACAATACCGTTTCGGAGCTCACTTTGAACGGCGGTGGTGAGGTGCCATACTTGTTCTCGCAAAAGAACTTGCTTCGTCTAGCCGCATTGACGGATTCACATCGAACGCTGTCCCTCTTTACCCCAGGCATCAATGAGGTCGTTTTCCGCGCCTGGTCTGGTTTTGGTGACCGTTCCGAAGCTGCCAGCCCTCCTTTTGCCACTCCGAGTCTCGCCAGGACTTCATCATTCCCCACTGGAGGCAGCACCACCTATACATTCTCCGATTCAGGAAGCACAGCTCATGGATACTTGCCATCGAGACCATCCTTCGTGGGCTTGAATTCTGCCGCCAACGGCGTCGCCCACGGTGCCAACCACCGGTCAAGACCTGgtcgaaagaagaagaccagAGTCGTCAACCTTCGACGAGCCAAGTCGGAAGCCGGCTCCTCTGATGTCACTTCATCAGAGGACGTTTCCGAAACCGCCTCAGTCAACGTCCCATCATCAGAACCTGTCATGTCGACCTCCATCCCCGAGGAGCCCGCATCCGATGGAGCAAGGGTCGAAGGAGTGCCTACTGGCAAGGTTCGCTTCAGGCCTGCTCACAGTGAGCACGTCCTACCCATCCGCCAGGCCCTCATGTCCGACATATACAAGAAGAAACTCGAACAAATGGCCTCGACCCAGGAAGAGGTAAAAACCCCCGAGTCTCTCATCAATACTTATGGCATGATTACCGAAAAAGCCCCTTTCGACAAGAATGGCAACCCTATCCGCGACCAACAATCTCAAGCAAGCAACTCGTCCGACACGTCATCTGTCATCCTCGAACAGGCATGGATTATGAAGATGGCCGGCGAAATCGCCCGCCGTGTATACGACGAGAAGAACCGCCATCAAGGCATttgggaagaaggggagaGTGCTCCCCCTCCTGCCTATGAGGCTGCAACTCACTAA